The Ammospiza nelsoni isolate bAmmNel1 chromosome 10, bAmmNel1.pri, whole genome shotgun sequence genome includes a region encoding these proteins:
- the ACTL6A gene encoding actin-like protein 6A, with amino-acid sequence MSGGVYGGDEVGALVFDIGSYTVRAGYAGEDCPKVDFPTAIGVVLERDNGSTLMEIDGDKGKQGGPTYYIDTNALRVPRENMEAISPLKNGMIEDWDSFQAILDHTYKMHIKSEASLHPVLMSEAPWNTRAKREKLTELMFEHYNIPAFFLCKTAVLTAFANGRSTGLILDSGATHTTAIPVHDGYVLQQGIVKSPLAGDFITMQCRELFQEMNVEIIPPYMIASKEAVREGSPANWKRKEKLPQVTRSWHNYMCNCVIQDFQASVLQVSDSTYDEQVAAQMPTVHYEFPNGYNCDFGAERLKIPEGLFDPSNVKGLSGNTMLGVSHVVTTSVGMCDIDIRPGLYGSVIVAGGNTLIQSFTDRLNRELSQKTPPSMRLKLIANNTTVERRFSSWIGGSILASLGTFQQMWISKQEYEEGGKQCVERKCP; translated from the exons ATGAGCGGCGGCGTGTACGGGGGAG ATGAAGTTGGGGCTCTGGTTTTTGACATTGGCTCATACACAGTGAGAGCAGGCTATGCAGGCGAGGACTGCCCAAAG GTGGATTTTCCAACAGCCATTGGTGTGGTGCTGGAAAGGGACAATGGCAGCACTCTGATGGAGATAGATGGTGACAAAGGCAAACAAGGGGGCCCGACCTACTACATAGACACTAATGCCCTGAGAGTTCCAAGGGAGAATATGGAAGCCATTTCACCTCTAAAAAATGGAATGA TTGAAGACTGGGATAGTTTCCAGGCAATTTTGGATCACACTTACAAGATGCATATTAAATCTGAAGCAAGTTTGCATCCTGTCCTTATGTCTGAAGCACCA tgGAATACCAGGGCAAAGCGTGAGAAACTGACGGAACTGATGTTTGAGCACTACAACATCCCGGCCTTTTTCTTGTGTAAAACTGCTGTTCTGACAGC TTTTGCTAATGGGAGATCTACAGGTCTCATCTTGGATAGTGGAGCAACACACACCACTGCTATTCCAGTGCATGATGGATATGTACTTCAGCAAG GTATTGTAAAATCTCCACTTGCAGGAGACTTTATCACTATGCAGTGCCGGGAGTTGTTTCAGGAAATGAACGTAGAGATAATTCCTCCATATATGATTGCTTCAAAG GAGGCAGTCCGTGAGGGGTCACCAGCAAattggaagagaaaagagaagttgCCCCAGGTCACCAGGTCTTGGCACAACTACATGTGTAAT TGTGTCATTCAGGACTTCCAGGCTTCTGTCCTCCAAGTATCAGATTCAACCTATGATGAACA GGTAGCAGCACAGATGCCAACAGTTCATTATGAGTTCCCCAATGGCTACAACTGTGACTTTGGTGCTGAGCGTCTGAAAATTCCTGAGGGATTGTTTGACCCTTCCAATGTAAAG GGTTTATCTGGTAACACGATGCTGGGTGTGAGCCACGTTGTCACAACAAGTGTTGGAATGTGTGATATAGATATCAGGCCG ggTCTGTATGGCAGTGTGATTGTAGCAGGAGGAAACACTCTAATACAGAGTTTCACTGACAGATTGAACAGGGAGCTGTCCCAGAAAACCCCACCG AGCATGCGCCTGAAGTTGATAGCCAACAACACCACTGTGGAGAGGAGGTTCAGCTCATGGATTGGGGGCTCCATTCTGGCTTCTTTG gGTACTTTCCAGCAGATGTGGATTTCCAAACAAGAATATGAAGAAGGAGGGAAACAGTGTGTAGAAAGAAAATGTCCTTAG
- the MRPL47 gene encoding large ribosomal subunit protein uL29m encodes MAAAAAMAALGRSLTAALRLPRARPGLPGMALNLYHKNPPKIETLHQVKFLHTTVSRRGLEEFFDDPGNWGEKSVKSGDSWNIKQLRGKSSEDLHKLWYVLLKERNLLLTLEQESKRQRKPMPSPERLEKVETSMKNIDLVVREREIALRLLQTGHEKPVPGEWRHDFLGRTFWYSYKEWPIPWHLNKKHKKKRFYYLPHVNHFIRLRLEKALRKRARQQSLERTRRKVLERKFPDVAVKSQSQ; translated from the exons atggcggcggccgcggccaTGGCCGCGCTGGGCCGGAGCCTCACGGCCGCGCTCCGCCTGCCGCGGGCTCGGCCGGGACTCCCCGG GATGGCACTCAATCTGTACCACAAGAACCCACCAAAAATTGAGACCCTCCATCAGGTGAAGTTCCTGCACACAACTGTGTCTCGGAGAGGGCTGGAAGAGTTTTTTGATGATCCAggaaactggggggaaaaaagtgtaaAGTCTG GGGATTCATGGAATATAAAGCAGCTAAGGGGCAAGAGTAGTGAAGACTTGCACAAACTTTG GTATGTCCTGCTGAAAGAAAGGAACTTGCTCTTAACTCTAGAGCAGGAATCCAAACGACAGCGCAAGCCCATGCCAAGCCCAGAGCGCTTAGAAAAG GTAGAAACATCTATGAAAAATATAGATTTGGTtgtcagagaaagagaaattgcttTGAGGCTTTTACAGACGGGCCATGAAAAGCCAGTCCCTGGCGAGTGGAGACACGATTTCCTGGGACGCACCTTCTG GTACAGTTACAAGGAATGGCCAATACCTTGGCACTtgaacaaaaaacacaaaaagaagagATTCTATTACTTACCTCATGTGAATCACTTCATCAG ACTCAGACTTGAAAAAGCCTTACGGAAAAGGGCAAGGCAGCAAAGCCTGGAGAGGACGAGGAGGAAGGTCTTGGAAAGGAAGTTCCCTGATGTTGCTGTGAAATCCCAGAGCCAGTAG